From Agrobacterium tumefaciens, a single genomic window includes:
- a CDS encoding GNAT family N-acetyltransferase, protein MHESAVNLPLVRRLEAVSFRAWPASSVIYDGSWQIRLTGSHPSKRINSVVPLDPSDYGNCAIRLEKARKRFEDFGRPLVVRETTLMPPQLADFLIEDGWNVFEEVKVMTADISALELPETLVSLPSHDIGRFVEASLKVSGGDPALRPAVAEIVSSIKPTLGLFINEEVEGSPLATAICVQDNDLAGILSLDVASGHRRSGLGTQMLASALRWARISGARTAWLQVVSTNAPAIALYEKFGFTQAYTYRYWQKAGDK, encoded by the coding sequence ATGCATGAAAGTGCCGTCAACTTGCCGCTCGTTCGCCGTCTGGAAGCTGTCAGTTTCCGGGCATGGCCCGCTTCGTCAGTGATTTATGACGGTAGCTGGCAGATCCGCCTGACGGGATCTCATCCCTCCAAGCGAATTAACAGTGTTGTGCCGCTCGATCCATCCGACTACGGCAATTGCGCCATCAGGCTGGAAAAGGCACGCAAGCGTTTCGAGGATTTCGGGCGCCCGCTGGTGGTGCGTGAAACGACGCTGATGCCACCGCAACTGGCGGACTTTCTGATCGAAGACGGCTGGAACGTCTTTGAAGAGGTCAAGGTGATGACCGCTGACATCTCTGCTCTGGAGTTACCGGAAACTCTCGTAAGCCTGCCAAGTCACGATATCGGTCGTTTCGTCGAAGCGAGCCTCAAGGTCAGTGGCGGTGATCCTGCCCTTCGTCCTGCGGTTGCTGAGATCGTCAGTTCGATCAAGCCGACGCTTGGGTTGTTCATCAATGAAGAGGTCGAGGGCAGTCCCCTTGCGACCGCAATCTGCGTACAGGACAACGATCTCGCAGGCATTCTTTCGCTCGACGTTGCCAGCGGCCACCGGCGCAGCGGTCTTGGCACGCAAATGCTCGCATCGGCCTTGCGGTGGGCCCGTATCAGTGGTGCGAGAACGGCTTGGCTACAGGTCGTTTCCACCAACGCTCCGGCGATCGCGCTTTATGAAAAATTTGGCTTCACGCAGGCCTATACTTACCGCTATTGGCAGAAGGCAGGCGATAAGTGA
- the mutT gene encoding 8-oxo-dGTP diphosphatase MutT, with translation MSGAERKILLVAACALLDQDGRILLAQRPEGKSLAGLWEFPGGKVEQGETPEDTLVRELEEELGVSTKVACLAPLTFASHTYETFHLLMPLYVCRRYEGIPHGREGQAIKWVKPQALRDYPMPPADEPLIPFLQDLL, from the coding sequence GTGAGCGGAGCGGAGAGAAAAATCCTTCTTGTTGCTGCGTGCGCGCTTCTGGATCAGGACGGGCGTATTCTCTTGGCTCAAAGGCCGGAAGGTAAATCACTTGCAGGTCTCTGGGAGTTTCCCGGTGGCAAGGTGGAGCAAGGCGAAACACCCGAAGACACTCTTGTGCGCGAGCTGGAAGAGGAACTTGGTGTCAGCACGAAGGTCGCCTGTCTGGCACCGCTGACGTTCGCCAGCCACACCTATGAGACCTTTCACCTCTTGATGCCCCTTTATGTCTGCCGCCGTTATGAGGGCATTCCGCATGGTCGTGAAGGCCAGGCGATCAAATGGGTGAAGCCACAGGCTTTGCGCGACTATCCGATGCCGCCAGCCGATGAGCCTCTCATACCATTTCTTCAGGACTTGCTGTAA
- a CDS encoding Flp family type IVb pilin — MAGCFRRFFKNENGATMVEYGLITALISVGIIAGMRSIGTQIDGVFQIIIDTFAAYVS, encoded by the coding sequence CTGGCGGGATGTTTCCGCCGTTTCTTCAAAAATGAAAACGGTGCCACAATGGTCGAATATGGGCTGATTACGGCTCTGATTTCGGTTGGGATCATCGCGGGCATGCGCAGTATTGGCACCCAGATCGATGGCGTTTTTCAGATTATCATCGACACGTTCGCAGCCTATGTCAGCTGA
- a CDS encoding methyltransferase domain-containing protein has product MDILFDEALIEANRRRAWNRRDDKALFLLDMAAEELADRLAIVERRFETAIELHGATGVTARRLTETGKIDSIQRIETDARFELDGQLPQVASMEHLPLTEASANLIVSPLALHLTNDTPGTLIQIRRALKPDGLFLAAIPGSGTLHELRNVLLAAEAELTGGASPRVIPFADVRDVGALLQRAGFALPVTDAESYTVRYDSIFPLMRDLRAMGMANPLKDRSRKPLNRAFFMRAAELYGERYSDPDGRIRATFSIIYVSGWAPHESQQKPLKPGSAKVRLADALKTTEVKLS; this is encoded by the coding sequence ATGGATATTCTTTTTGACGAAGCGCTGATCGAAGCTAACCGCCGGAGAGCGTGGAACAGGCGCGACGACAAGGCTTTGTTTCTTCTCGATATGGCAGCGGAAGAACTGGCTGACCGCCTGGCCATCGTCGAACGTCGGTTCGAAACCGCGATCGAACTCCATGGCGCGACCGGGGTGACTGCCAGACGGCTGACGGAAACCGGCAAAATCGACAGCATTCAGCGCATCGAGACGGATGCTCGTTTCGAACTTGATGGACAGCTGCCGCAGGTTGCCTCGATGGAACACCTGCCGCTGACGGAAGCGTCCGCCAATCTCATCGTATCACCACTGGCCTTGCACCTGACCAACGACACTCCAGGCACATTGATCCAGATCCGCAGGGCGCTCAAACCGGATGGTCTTTTTCTTGCTGCCATACCGGGCAGCGGTACGCTTCACGAGCTGCGAAACGTTCTCTTGGCCGCCGAGGCCGAACTGACTGGCGGCGCAAGTCCACGGGTCATTCCTTTTGCTGATGTGCGTGACGTTGGCGCGCTGTTGCAGCGCGCTGGTTTTGCACTCCCGGTGACGGATGCCGAATCCTACACGGTTCGCTACGATTCGATTTTTCCGCTGATGCGAGATCTGCGCGCCATGGGCATGGCAAACCCACTCAAGGACCGCAGTCGCAAACCGCTTAACCGCGCGTTTTTCATGCGCGCTGCGGAGCTTTATGGGGAGCGTTATTCAGATCCGGATGGCCGCATCAGAGCAACATTTTCGATCATCTATGTCTCTGGCTGGGCACCGCATGAGAGCCAGCAGAAACCGCTGAAACCGGGCTCTGCCAAGGTTCGGCTTGCCGATGCGCTGAAAACCACTGAGGTCAAGCTGTCCTGA
- a CDS encoding ComF family protein, translated as MGAGVRLFSMFGTVKAMGRFALRSVFHIVCPPTCAACGRMTGADGALCPDCWRDVGFIERPYCEALGIPFSLDHGDGVVSGEAIANPPAFDRLRAVAIHDGVARKLVHRLKYQDRTDLAPFMASWMLRASEGRVGPCDYVIPVPLHRRDFTQRRFNQSAELARHLVRLAKKQLLAGTLLRVKPTQRQVGLPARARQDNVRGAFAIAPGHETDVVGKRIVLVDDVYTTGATMAAAVRVLKKAGAADVTVLIFAMAVSGPI; from the coding sequence ATGGGTGCTGGTGTACGGCTGTTTTCCATGTTCGGGACTGTTAAGGCGATGGGGCGATTTGCTCTTCGATCGGTCTTTCACATCGTCTGTCCGCCGACCTGTGCCGCCTGCGGCCGGATGACAGGTGCTGATGGCGCGCTTTGCCCCGATTGCTGGCGGGATGTGGGCTTCATAGAGCGCCCCTATTGCGAAGCTCTTGGAATTCCATTTTCCCTCGATCATGGAGACGGTGTTGTCAGCGGTGAGGCCATCGCCAATCCGCCGGCCTTTGACCGGTTGCGGGCGGTTGCGATCCACGATGGTGTCGCCCGCAAACTGGTCCACCGTCTCAAATATCAAGATCGGACCGACCTTGCTCCCTTCATGGCGTCATGGATGCTGCGGGCAAGTGAGGGGAGGGTGGGGCCATGCGATTACGTCATTCCGGTACCGTTGCATCGCCGAGATTTCACGCAGCGGCGTTTCAATCAGTCGGCGGAGTTGGCAAGACATCTTGTAAGGCTTGCCAAAAAGCAGTTGCTTGCGGGAACGCTTCTGCGCGTCAAGCCCACACAGCGGCAGGTTGGCCTTCCAGCGCGTGCACGGCAGGACAATGTGCGTGGTGCCTTTGCGATTGCGCCCGGTCATGAAACGGATGTCGTCGGAAAGCGCATTGTTCTCGTTGATGACGTTTATACAACCGGCGCGACGATGGCCGCTGCGGTCCGTGTTTTGAAGAAGGCCGGTGCCGCCGATGTGACCGTTTTGATCTTTGCAATGGCTGTTTCCGGCCCTATATGA
- the grxC gene encoding glutaredoxin 3 has product MASVTIYTRDFCGYCARAKALLESKGVDYAEYNATTTPEYRQEMIEKSGGTTFPQIFINGQHVGGCDDLHALDRAGKLDPMLSN; this is encoded by the coding sequence ATGGCATCGGTTACGATCTATACGCGAGATTTTTGCGGCTATTGCGCGCGCGCCAAGGCGCTGCTTGAAAGCAAGGGTGTCGACTACGCAGAATACAACGCCACCACCACGCCGGAATATCGACAGGAAATGATTGAGAAATCTGGCGGCACGACATTCCCGCAGATTTTCATAAACGGCCAGCATGTCGGTGGCTGTGACGATCTGCATGCACTGGATCGGGCCGGTAAACTTGACCCGATGTTGTCAAACTGA
- a CDS encoding carbon-nitrogen hydrolase family protein, with protein MTFKVAAIQMRSGVDPVKNAADMERLIRDAASQGAVYVQTPEMTGALQKNRQELRAVLKDEDGDVIVTTAARLSRELGIYVHVGSTAIARSDGKIANRGFLFAPDGARVCAYDKIHMFDVDLDNGESWRESAAYEPGGEARVADLPLAKFGFAICYDVRFPQLFRSEAMAGAEVLTVPAAFTRQTGEAHWEILLRARAIENGAFVIAAAQGGVHEDGRETFGHSIIIDPWGKVLAVAGGAGEEIIFAEIDPSLVASARGKIPNLKNAREFRLETVGYERPSGGEAA; from the coding sequence ATGACATTCAAGGTTGCCGCTATCCAAATGCGTTCCGGTGTCGATCCGGTCAAAAACGCCGCCGACATGGAGCGTCTGATCCGTGACGCGGCCTCCCAGGGGGCGGTCTATGTGCAGACACCTGAAATGACGGGTGCTCTTCAGAAAAACCGACAGGAACTTCGAGCCGTTCTCAAAGACGAAGATGGTGATGTCATCGTTACGACAGCGGCTCGTTTGTCGCGGGAACTCGGCATCTACGTGCATGTTGGTTCGACGGCGATCGCCCGCTCCGATGGCAAAATTGCCAATCGCGGCTTCCTCTTTGCACCTGATGGCGCGCGGGTCTGTGCCTACGACAAGATTCACATGTTCGATGTCGATCTCGACAATGGTGAGAGCTGGCGCGAAAGTGCCGCCTATGAACCAGGTGGTGAAGCGCGCGTTGCCGACCTGCCGCTTGCCAAGTTCGGCTTCGCGATATGTTACGATGTTCGCTTCCCGCAACTTTTCCGCTCCGAGGCAATGGCTGGCGCCGAAGTGCTGACCGTTCCTGCAGCCTTTACCCGGCAGACCGGCGAGGCGCATTGGGAAATCCTGCTTCGCGCCCGCGCTATTGAAAACGGTGCATTCGTGATTGCTGCCGCGCAGGGCGGCGTGCATGAGGATGGACGCGAGACGTTTGGTCATTCAATCATTATCGATCCATGGGGCAAGGTATTGGCCGTGGCGGGCGGTGCGGGCGAGGAGATCATCTTCGCCGAGATCGATCCTTCTCTCGTTGCGTCGGCACGCGGCAAGATACCCAATCTTAAAAATGCCCGGGAATTCAGACTGGAAACCGTTGGCTATGAACGCCCGAGCGGAGGAGAGGCGGCGTGA
- a CDS encoding DUF1178 family protein, translated as MIRYALACDKGHEFEGWFAGSEDFDNQLQRGFLSCPVCNSLKISKLLMAPSVSTARKKDERQSLAMDTARKEAIAKIKEAVANIRASSEDVGDKFPEEARKIHYGEADERGIVGHASIQEAKALIDEGIEIAPLPILPDDVN; from the coding sequence GTGATACGCTATGCGCTGGCCTGTGATAAAGGCCATGAATTTGAAGGGTGGTTTGCCGGGAGCGAGGATTTCGACAATCAGTTGCAGCGCGGATTTCTCTCCTGTCCTGTCTGTAATTCGCTGAAAATATCGAAGCTTTTGATGGCCCCGTCGGTGTCGACTGCCCGCAAGAAGGACGAGCGGCAGTCATTGGCAATGGATACAGCACGCAAGGAGGCCATCGCCAAAATCAAGGAAGCCGTTGCCAACATCCGGGCCAGTTCGGAGGACGTCGGCGATAAATTTCCTGAAGAGGCGCGCAAGATACATTACGGCGAAGCTGATGAGCGTGGGATCGTCGGGCATGCTTCCATTCAGGAAGCCAAGGCACTTATCGATGAGGGCATCGAGATCGCACCGCTACCGATCCTGCCCGACGACGTGAACTGA
- a CDS encoding DUF3291 domain-containing protein, protein MYNFGIQVAPYDDPAVVGFARREPLNFEAAERAEGFVSRSGYDGAPGPYSWGRQIFPRFLQENGAVSGVSSLSIWRDPESLMAYSYSGVHAEALKHGRSWNVPQRWPSLVLWWVDEGHHPTWEEAVRRFEHLHDQGSSPHAFTFKQPFAPDGSALEIDRAKAKEISARNALGQKDLLSVIKSIPV, encoded by the coding sequence ATCTATAATTTCGGGATACAGGTTGCACCATACGATGATCCCGCGGTCGTCGGTTTTGCCCGCCGAGAGCCGCTGAATTTCGAGGCTGCTGAGCGTGCCGAAGGCTTTGTGTCCAGATCTGGTTATGACGGTGCGCCTGGTCCTTATAGCTGGGGCAGGCAGATTTTTCCGCGCTTCCTTCAAGAAAACGGGGCCGTCAGCGGGGTGTCGTCACTTTCGATATGGCGCGATCCGGAATCGTTGATGGCCTATTCCTATTCGGGCGTTCACGCGGAAGCGCTGAAGCATGGTCGTAGCTGGAATGTGCCGCAGCGATGGCCGTCGCTGGTCCTGTGGTGGGTCGACGAAGGACACCATCCGACTTGGGAAGAGGCAGTACGGCGGTTTGAGCATCTGCATGACCAAGGCTCGTCACCTCATGCTTTCACCTTCAAACAGCCATTCGCCCCCGATGGTTCAGCCCTTGAAATAGACCGAGCCAAAGCAAAGGAAATTTCTGCAAGAAATGCACTTGGTCAAAAGGATCTGTTATCGGTCATAAAGTCGATCCCGGTCTGA
- the ubiG gene encoding bifunctional 2-polyprenyl-6-hydroxyphenol methylase/3-demethylubiquinol 3-O-methyltransferase UbiG: MSEPGQTTVDQSEVDRFSAMAAEWWSPTGKFRPLHKFNPVRLEYIRNSICENFGRDPKAHRPLEGLRILDIGCGGGLLSEPVARMGADVVGADPSEKNIGIASTHAQESGVAVDYRAVTAEQLQEAGETFDVVLNMEVVEHVANVDLFVTTCAKMVRPGGLMFAATINRTLKARALAIFAAENVLRWLPRGTHQYEKLVRPEELERPMVASGMDIIHRTGVFYNVLQDKWNLSPDMDVNYMMLAKRPG; encoded by the coding sequence ATGAGCGAACCCGGACAAACAACCGTCGACCAGAGCGAAGTAGACCGCTTTTCGGCAATGGCGGCCGAATGGTGGAGCCCGACAGGCAAGTTTCGACCATTGCACAAGTTTAACCCTGTGCGGCTCGAATATATCCGCAACAGCATCTGCGAGAATTTTGGCCGAGATCCCAAGGCCCATCGGCCGCTGGAAGGCCTCCGTATATTGGACATTGGTTGCGGCGGCGGACTTCTTTCCGAGCCGGTAGCACGTATGGGTGCCGACGTGGTTGGCGCAGACCCTTCCGAAAAGAACATTGGGATTGCTTCCACACACGCGCAGGAAAGTGGCGTTGCTGTTGATTATCGTGCGGTGACTGCCGAGCAATTGCAGGAGGCAGGTGAAACCTTCGACGTGGTCTTGAACATGGAAGTCGTCGAGCACGTGGCCAACGTCGACCTCTTCGTAACGACCTGCGCCAAGATGGTGCGCCCCGGTGGATTGATGTTCGCAGCGACCATCAACCGCACCCTGAAAGCGCGCGCGCTTGCAATTTTTGCGGCCGAGAATGTGTTGCGATGGTTGCCACGCGGAACCCATCAATATGAAAAGCTGGTCCGCCCTGAGGAACTGGAAAGGCCAATGGTCGCGAGCGGCATGGACATCATCCATCGCACAGGCGTGTTCTACAACGTTCTCCAGGACAAGTGGAACCTGTCGCCTGATATGGACGTGAACTACATGATGCTGGCGAAGCGGCCTGGCTGA
- a CDS encoding SH3 domain-containing protein has protein sequence MGAIAMLAMLAAPALAEAATRGFATANVNMRSGPSTAYPAVVVIPVGAPLVVNGCLSDAPWCDVSFARGRGWVAGRYIETTYRQNRVYVEPRYYRDLGVPIVTFEVGRYWDRYYRDRDFYRERDRWRRPPPSGGYWNAPPPRGDWDRPRPRDEWRDGRRDEWRDPRQGGGPNDGRWEQRYGDWNQDQRPRRDDDRRDEWRRSEQRRDEQRNDDRGQVEQQQRNRSTMEWDLNRDKPPRPRLCPDGQNCN, from the coding sequence ATGGGCGCAATCGCGATGCTGGCGATGCTTGCTGCTCCGGCGCTCGCCGAGGCTGCGACGCGCGGCTTCGCGACGGCCAATGTGAACATGCGCTCGGGTCCGAGCACGGCCTATCCGGCTGTTGTCGTCATTCCGGTCGGCGCACCGCTGGTGGTCAATGGCTGCCTTTCCGATGCCCCTTGGTGTGACGTTTCGTTCGCACGCGGTCGCGGCTGGGTTGCGGGTCGGTACATCGAGACCACCTACAGACAGAACCGGGTGTATGTCGAGCCGCGTTATTATCGCGACCTTGGCGTCCCGATCGTAACGTTTGAAGTCGGACGTTACTGGGACCGTTATTATCGCGACCGGGACTTCTACCGCGAGCGCGACCGCTGGCGTCGTCCACCGCCCTCCGGCGGCTACTGGAATGCGCCACCGCCGCGCGGAGACTGGGATCGCCCACGTCCGCGTGATGAATGGCGCGATGGTCGCCGTGACGAGTGGCGTGATCCCCGTCAGGGTGGTGGCCCAAACGATGGTCGCTGGGAGCAACGCTACGGTGACTGGAACCAGGATCAGCGTCCACGTCGTGACGATGACCGACGCGACGAATGGCGTCGCAGCGAGCAACGTCGCGATGAACAGCGTAACGATGATCGTGGCCAGGTTGAACAACAGCAACGCAACCGCAGCACCATGGAGTGGGATCTCAACAGAGACAAACCACCAAGGCCGCGGCTTTGCCCCGACGGTCAAAACTGCAACTGA
- a CDS encoding DUF2934 domain-containing protein: MQVSEHEWISKRAYTLWEKEGQPHGRDAEHWEQAKSEYALLKTSEATKPAARKKAAPKVEVAATAAAKSKTRTKKAIAAE; this comes from the coding sequence ATGCAGGTTTCGGAACACGAATGGATCAGCAAACGAGCCTACACCCTGTGGGAAAAAGAAGGCCAACCGCATGGCCGTGACGCGGAACATTGGGAGCAAGCCAAAAGCGAATACGCGCTCCTGAAGACGTCCGAGGCGACAAAACCCGCTGCCCGCAAAAAAGCAGCTCCCAAGGTAGAGGTGGCCGCAACAGCAGCTGCGAAATCCAAAACACGTACCAAAAAAGCGATTGCGGCAGAATAA
- a CDS encoding enoyl-CoA hydratase/isomerase family protein produces MNSAIQAAENILVETRGKAGLIRLNRPRAINSLTIPMVLDFSQALSRFEQAQETVCVIVAGEGERGLCAGGDVRIIHDLGKANDPDLLRFWREEFPLNYRIAHFSKPYVALMDGIVMGGGVGISGHGSHRIVTERTRLAMPETGIGYFPDVGATWLLPKAPGECGTWLGLTGNTVLAADAIYAGLADWFVLSSQLPDLVEELAWVAHQDDIEDVILKYAGDAGESVLEANSSKVDAAFRYDTVEEIIDALRKNDDTFSHETVETLQKRSPTSLKLTLRLLRMGRESSSLMECLEREFSAGAEVLRQHDFYEGVRAAIVDKDRNPHWSPATLADVTEDHIRTYLDKHGVRLFPDHRL; encoded by the coding sequence ATGAATTCTGCAATACAGGCAGCGGAAAATATCCTCGTCGAAACAAGAGGCAAAGCTGGCCTTATTCGCCTCAACCGTCCCAGAGCGATTAACAGCCTGACGATTCCCATGGTTCTCGATTTTTCTCAGGCCCTTTCGAGGTTTGAGCAGGCGCAGGAAACGGTCTGCGTCATTGTCGCAGGAGAGGGAGAGCGTGGACTTTGTGCGGGCGGTGATGTCCGAATTATCCATGATCTGGGAAAGGCCAACGATCCCGATCTGTTGCGGTTCTGGCGCGAGGAGTTCCCGCTGAACTATCGCATTGCACACTTCTCGAAGCCTTACGTGGCGTTGATGGATGGTATCGTGATGGGTGGTGGGGTCGGGATTTCAGGGCATGGCAGTCATCGGATCGTCACAGAACGAACACGGCTGGCGATGCCGGAAACAGGGATCGGCTATTTTCCCGATGTCGGAGCAACCTGGCTTTTGCCGAAAGCGCCGGGCGAATGCGGTACCTGGCTCGGTTTGACGGGTAACACGGTGCTGGCTGCTGACGCGATCTACGCCGGGCTGGCAGATTGGTTCGTCCTTTCCAGTCAATTGCCGGATCTGGTTGAGGAATTGGCCTGGGTTGCCCATCAGGACGATATTGAGGACGTAATCCTGAAATATGCCGGAGACGCTGGTGAGAGTGTCCTCGAAGCCAATAGCAGCAAAGTCGACGCGGCATTCCGTTACGATACTGTCGAGGAGATTATCGACGCACTGAGAAAGAACGACGACACCTTCTCGCACGAAACAGTCGAGACATTACAGAAGCGGTCACCGACGAGCCTCAAGCTGACATTGCGACTGTTGCGAATGGGGCGTGAGAGCTCCAGCCTGATGGAATGCCTTGAGCGTGAATTTTCAGCGGGCGCTGAGGTTTTGCGTCAGCATGATTTTTACGAGGGGGTTCGCGCGGCAATTGTGGACAAGGACCGCAATCCGCACTGGTCGCCAGCGACGCTTGCAGACGTGACAGAAGACCACATTCGCACGTACCTGGACAAGCATGGTGTACGGCTCTTTCCTGACCACCGTCTTTGA
- a CDS encoding sulfate ABC transporter substrate-binding protein, with protein MKRLLIIGTAIAALISGVAQAQSPTTILNASYDIAREIFAAENEAFIKLHPGVTIDQSHAGTSKQARAIVEGLAADVVTFNQVTDIDFLVKQGFVSADWQKDFPNDASPFYSFPSFLVRAGNPKNIKDWDDLVRDDVKIVFPNPKTSGNARYTYLAATAFAKEKFNGDEKKVEEFVKKIFDNVPVFDTGGRAATTTFVEREIGDVLITFEAETRGIAKQYGKEKVEGVVPSVSLLAEFPVAVVDKVVDKRGSRELAKSYLDFLYTEEGQRVAAEFGHRVHDEKVVGEFKDQFPAIRLVNVNDVFGGWEKIQKEHFASGATLDTLYGSR; from the coding sequence ATGAAACGTCTTCTTATCATCGGCACTGCTATCGCCGCGCTTATCTCGGGTGTTGCGCAGGCACAGTCGCCGACAACCATTCTCAACGCGTCCTACGACATTGCGCGCGAGATTTTTGCCGCTGAAAACGAGGCTTTCATCAAGCTGCATCCTGGTGTCACAATTGACCAGTCGCATGCAGGAACATCCAAGCAGGCCCGCGCTATCGTTGAGGGATTGGCAGCCGATGTTGTGACGTTCAATCAGGTCACCGACATTGATTTCCTGGTGAAACAGGGTTTTGTCTCGGCTGACTGGCAGAAAGATTTTCCGAACGACGCGTCTCCTTTTTATTCCTTCCCGTCCTTCCTCGTCCGTGCCGGAAATCCAAAGAACATCAAGGATTGGGACGATCTCGTCCGCGATGACGTGAAAATTGTTTTCCCGAATCCCAAGACATCCGGCAATGCGCGTTACACCTATCTGGCCGCAACTGCGTTCGCGAAGGAGAAGTTCAACGGTGACGAGAAGAAGGTCGAGGAATTCGTCAAGAAGATCTTCGACAATGTTCCTGTGTTCGACACTGGCGGTCGCGCAGCGACCACCACATTCGTGGAGCGTGAAATCGGTGACGTCCTGATTACCTTTGAAGCGGAAACCCGCGGCATCGCCAAACAGTACGGCAAGGAAAAGGTCGAAGGTGTGGTGCCGTCCGTCAGCCTTTTGGCTGAGTTCCCGGTGGCTGTGGTGGACAAGGTGGTCGACAAGCGCGGCTCGCGCGAACTGGCCAAGAGCTATCTGGATTTCCTCTACACCGAGGAAGGTCAGCGGGTCGCAGCCGAGTTCGGTCACCGTGTTCATGATGAGAAGGTCGTCGGTGAATTCAAGGATCAGTTTCCGGCGATCCGTCTCGTCAATGTCAACGATGTGTTCGGTGGCTGGGAAAAGATCCAGAAAGAGCATTTTGCCTCTGGCGCCACGCTTGATACGCTGTACGGCAGCCGTTAA
- the cysT gene encoding sulfate ABC transporter permease subunit CysT, producing MKRNVLPGLKLSLGITLTYVAIIVFLPLAALVFKAASLGPTEYWSIISSPRAVASYRVTVLCALAATLFNVIFGLALAWVLTRYRFPGWRIVDAIVDLPFALPTAVAGIALTALFATNGWFGSILAHAGIKVAYTPLGIMVAMAFTSLPFIVRTVQPVLEDLDPALEEAAQSLGGSDFEIFRKVILPLLTPALLAGLSLSFARSLGEFGAIIFIAGNQPMSTEITALLIFIRLEEYDYQAAAAVASVLLITAFLMLAVTNFLQARALRYTVRG from the coding sequence TTGAAGCGCAATGTTCTGCCGGGACTGAAACTGTCCCTTGGCATCACCCTGACTTATGTCGCGATCATCGTCTTCTTGCCTTTGGCCGCATTGGTGTTCAAGGCGGCAAGCCTCGGCCCCACCGAGTACTGGTCCATCATCTCATCGCCACGTGCTGTCGCAAGTTATCGTGTCACCGTGCTTTGCGCGCTCGCCGCGACGTTGTTCAACGTCATTTTCGGATTGGCACTTGCGTGGGTTCTGACCCGCTACCGCTTCCCCGGCTGGCGTATTGTCGATGCAATCGTCGACTTGCCCTTTGCCCTGCCAACTGCTGTGGCTGGTATCGCGTTGACCGCACTGTTCGCTACGAACGGTTGGTTCGGCTCCATACTTGCACATGCCGGCATCAAGGTTGCCTATACACCGCTTGGCATTATGGTCGCGATGGCCTTCACCAGCTTGCCTTTCATCGTTCGCACAGTACAGCCTGTGCTCGAGGATCTCGATCCCGCGCTTGAAGAAGCGGCCCAGTCACTTGGCGGTTCGGACTTCGAAATCTTCCGCAAGGTGATCTTGCCGCTGTTGACACCAGCTTTGCTTGCTGGACTGTCATTGTCGTTCGCACGCTCCCTTGGCGAATTCGGCGCAATCATTTTCATTGCAGGCAACCAGCCTATGTCGACGGAAATCACCGCATTGCTGATCTTCATCAGGTTGGAAGAGTATGATTATCAGGCCGCCGCAGCCGTGGCGTCCGTGCTGCTGATCACAGCATTCCTCATGTTGGCTGTGACCAACTTTCTACAGGCGCGGGCGTTGCGCTACACGGTAAGGGGCTGA